The Primulina huaijiensis isolate GDHJ02 chromosome 17, ASM1229523v2, whole genome shotgun sequence genome window below encodes:
- the LOC140962861 gene encoding nascent polypeptide-associated complex subunit alpha-like protein 1, whose amino-acid sequence MTQSQEELLATHLEQHKIDHDEPLIEDDDDDDDDEEGDEDDAEGQEDASGSSKQSRSEKKSRKAMLKLGMKSIPGVSRVTVKKSKNILFVISKPDVFKSPNSDTYVIFGEAKIEDLSSQLQTQAAEQFKTPNLTNTVPKTEATCVPQDDEDVDDTGVEPKDIELVMTQAGVSRARAVKSLKDADGDIVSAIMELTN is encoded by the exons CATGATGAGCCTTTAATTGAGGATGATGACGATGACGATGATGATGAGGAAGGCGACGAAGATGATGCCGAAG GACAAGAAGATGCCAGTGGTAGTTCAAAGCAGAGCCGAAGTGAGAAGAAGAGCCGCAAGGCAATGCTAAAGCTAGGAATGAAGTCCATCCCTGGGGTCAGCCGAGTCACTGTTAAAAAGAGCAAGAAT ATCCTGTTTGTCATCTCAAAACCAGATGTGTTTAAGAGCCCAAATTCAGATACTTATGTAATATTTGGAGAGGCAAAGATCGAGGATTTGAGTTCACAATTGCAAACTCAGGCTGCGGAGCAGTTTAAGACTCCTAATCTCACAAACACGGTCCCCAAGACTGAGGCAACATGTGTTCCTCAGGATGATGAAGATGTTGACGATACTGGAGTTGAACCGAAGGACATAGAGCTTGTGATGACGCAGGCTGGGGTTTCAAGAGCCAGGGCAGTCAAATCACTCAAGGATGCAGATGGAGATATAGTCTCTGCCATTATGGAGCTCACAAACTAG
- the LOC140962860 gene encoding uncharacterized protein isoform X2 yields the protein MDVDTEIQRVKEERQKMEKDLAALTSLTFDTDLYNANKYEGYERSIAVNDEDDNLDGTENEIARKMASFTAPKQFLKEPLRTGEEDDMSGFKQSSKIIDREDDYRRRRLNRIISPARNDPFLDKTPGPEVRTYADVMREEALKRKEEEVKREIAKKKKEEEESKAKEKDVEKPKKRNRWDVSQDESAVDKKAKTGSDWDLPDSTPGIGRWDATPTPGRIGDATPSVSRRNRWDETPTPGRLNDSDATPSGGVTPGATPAGMAWDATPKLGGMATPTPKKQRSRWDETPATMGSATPGATPAAAYTPGVTPFGAVDMATPTPNAIMRSAMTPEQYNLLRWEKDIEDRNRPLTDEELDAMFPQEGYKILDPPATYVPIRTPARKLLATPTPMATPLYNIPEENRGQQFDVPKEMPGGLPLMKPEDYQYFGSLLNEDNEEELSPEEQKERKIMKLLLKVKNGTPPQRKTALRQLTDKAREFGAGPLFNRILPLLMQPTLEDQERHLLVKVIDRVLYKLDELVRPYVHKILVVIEPLLIDEDYYARVEGREIISNLSKAAGLATMIAAMRPDIDNIDEYVRNTTARAFSVVASALGIPALLPFLKAVCQSKKSWQARHTGIKIVQQIAILIGCAVLPHLRSLVEIIEHGLNDENQKVRTITALSLAALAEAAAPYGIESFDSVLKPLWKGIRSHRGKVLAAFLKAIGFIIPLMDAIYASYYTKEVMVILIREFQSPDEEMKKIVLKVVKQCVSTEGVEPDYIRNDILPEFFRNFWVRRMALDRRNYKQLVETTVEIANKVGVADIVGRTVEDLKDESEPYRRMVMETIEKVVTNLGASDIDARLEELLIDGILYAFQEQTSDDANVMLNGFGAVVNTLGHQVKPYLPQICGTIKWRLNNKSAKVRQQAADLISRIAVVMKQCGEEQLMGHLGVVLYEYLGEEYPEVLGSILGALKAIVNVIGMTKMTPPIKDLLPRLTPILKNRHEKVQENCIDLVGRIADRGAEFVPAREWMRICFELLEMLKAHKKGIRRATVNTFGYIAKAIGPQDVLATLLNNLKVQERQNRVCTTVAIAIVAETCSPFTVLPALMNEYRVPELNVQNGVLKSLSFLFEYIGEMGKDYIYAVTPLLEDALMDRDLVHRQTAASAVKHMALGVAGLGCEDALIHLMNYVWPNIFETSPHVINAVMEAIEGMRAALGAAIVLNYCLQGLFHPARKVREVYWKIYNSLYIGAQDALVASYPVLEDEENNVFSRPELHIFV from the coding sequence ATGGATGTGGACACGGAAATTCAGAGGGTCAAAGAAGAAAGGCAAAAGATGGAGAAGGACCTGGCTGCACTAACCTCCCTTACTTTTGACACCGATCTTTATAATGCAAACAAGTACGAGGGCTATGAGCGATCCATTGCTGTCAATGATGAGGATGATAATCTTGATGGAACAGAAAATGAAATTGCTAGGAAAATGGCATCTTTTACTGCCCCGAAACAGTTTCTTAAGGAGCCTTTGAGAACTGGGGAGGAGGATGACATGTCTGGGTTTAAGCAATCAAGTAAGATTATCGACAGGGAGGATGATTATAGGAGGAGGAGGTTGAACAGGATCATATCCCCTGCAAGGAATGATCCATTTTTGGACAAAACGCCCGGGCCAGAAGTCAGGACTTATGCTGATGTAATGAGAGAAGAAGCATTGAAGCGGAAGGAAGAGGAGGTGAAGAGGGAGATAgcaaagaagaagaaggaagaagaagaatcaaAAGCGAAGGAGAAAGATGTAGAGAAGCCAAAAAAGAGGAATAGATGGGACGTGTCTCAGGATGAGAGTGCTGTTGACAAGAAGGCCAAGACAGGGTCTGACTGGGATTTGCCTGACTCCACGCCTGGAATTGGAAGGTGGGATGCCACCCCGACACCTGGGAGAATTGGTGATGCAACACCATCAGTTTCAAGGAGAAATAGGTGGGATGAGACACCAACACCAGGACGCCTAAATGATTCGGATGCAACTCCTTCTGGAGGGGTTACGCCTGGGGCAACTCCTGCAGGAATGGCTTGGGACGCTACACCAAAGCTGGGAGGGATGGCTACCCCAACACCAAAAAAACAGAGGTCGAGATGGGATGAGACTCCAGCCACAATGGGCAGTGCCACACCAGGTGCTACCCCTGCTGCAGCTTATACCCCTGGTGTCACTCCTTTTGGTGCTGTCGATATGGCTACCCCTACTCCGAATGCCATTATGCGTAGTGCAATGACTCCTGAACAGTATAACTTGTTGAGATGGGAGAAAGATATTGAGGATAGGAATAGGCCATTAACTGATGAGGAACTTGATGCAATGTTTCCACAGGAAGGATATAAGATTTTGGACCCACCTGCTACCTATGTACCTATTAGAACACCTGCCCGGAAACTTCTTGCCACACCTACTCCAATGGCAACACCCCTGTATAATATCCCAGAAGAAAACCGAGGCCAACAGTTTGATGTGCCAAAAGAGATGCCGGGTGGTTTGCCATTGATGAAACCTGAGGATTACCAGTATTTTGGTTCACTGCTAAATGAAGACAATGAAGAGGAGTTATCGCCAGAAGAGCAGAAGGAGAGAAAGATAATGAAACTTTTACTGAAAGTAAAAAACGGTACTCCTCCACAGAGGAAAACTGCATTGAGACAACTCACAGATAAAGCAAGGGAATTTGGTGCTGGGCCACTGTTTAACCGTATTTTGCCACTGCTCATGCAACCCACATTGGAGGACCAGGAGAGACATTTGTTGGTTAAAGTTATTGATAGGGTGCTCTATAAATTAGATGAGTTGGTTCGTCCATATGTGCACAAAATATTGGTGGTTATCGAGCCTCTTTTAATCGACGAGGATTATTATGCTCGGGTAGAAGGTAGAGAAATCATCTCAAATCTTAGCAAGGCAGCTGGGTTGGCCACAATGATTGCTGCAATGCGTCCAGATATTGACAACATTGATGAGTATGTTAGGAACACCACTGCAAGAGCTTTTAGTGTTGTTGCCTCTGCTCTTGGGATCCCTGCATTGTTGCCATTCTTGAAAGCCGTGTGTCAGAGCAAGAAATCTTGGCAAGCTCGTCACACAGGTATCAAAATAGTACAACAGATTGCCATTCTAATTGGCTGTGCTGTTCTTCCACATCTGAGATCACTGGTTGAGATCATTGAACATGGTCTTAATGATGAAAATCAGAAAGTCAGAACGATCACTGCTCTATCCTTGGCGGCGCTTGCTGAGGCTGCAGCCCCTTATGGTATTGAAAGCTTTGACTCAGTTTTGAAGCCTCTGTGGAAGGGTATAAGGTCCCACCGTGGGAAGGTGTTGGCTGCCTTTTTGAAAGCCATTGGTTTTATCATACCACTCATGGATGCGATATATGCCAGCTACTACACCAAGGAAGTCATGGTTATTCTGATCCGCGAGTTCCAGTCACCtgatgaagaaatgaagaaaatagTGCTGAAAGTGGTAAAACAGTGTGTGAGTACTGAGGGTGTAGAGCCAGATTATATCAGAAATGATATTCTTCCGGAGTTTTTCCGTAATTTCTGGGTCAGAAGGATGGCCTTGGACAGGAGAAACTACAAACAGCTTGTTGAAACCACTGTTGAGATTGCGAACAAAGTTGGTGTTGCTGATATAGTGGGAAGAACCGTGGAGGACCTGAAAGATGAAAGTGAGCCATATAGAAGGATGGTTATGGAGACAATTGAGAAAGTGGTGACAAACTTGGGAGCATCTGATATTGACGCTCGCTTAGAAGAGCTATTGATTGATGGGATTCTCTATGCGTTTCAAGAACAGACTAGTGATGATGCTAATGTGATGCTAAATGGTTTTGGTGCTGTTGTGAACACCCTTGGTCACCAAGTGAAGCCATACCTTCCCCAGATTTGCGGCACAATTAAATGGCGGCTTAACAATAAGAGTGCTAAAGTGAGACAGCAGGCAGCAGATCTTATATCCAGGATTGCAGTGGTTATGAAGCAGTGTGGAGAAGAACAATTGATGGGCCATCTTGGTGTCGtattgtatgagtatttgggaGAGGAGTATCCTGAAGTTCTGGGTTCGATATTGGGCGCTCTCAAGGCTATCGTCAATGTTATCGGGATGACCAAGATGACACCGCCAATCAAGGATTTGCTCCCTCGGCTAACTCCTATCTTGAAGAATCGCCATGAGAAAGTCCAAGAAAATTGTATAGATCTTGTTGGAAGAATTGCTGACCGAGGGGCTGAGTTTGTTCCTGCAAGGGAGTGGATGAGGATTTGTTTTGAGCTTCTGGAGATGCTCAAAGCTCACAAGAAGGGTATCCGTAGAGCAACTGTGAATACTTTTGGTTATATTGCAAAAGCCATTGGGCCACAAGATGTTCTTGCAACATTGCTAAACAACCTCAAGGTGCAGGAACGTCAAAACCGGGTGTGCACAACTGTGGCCATAGCAATTGTTGCTGAAACATGCTCACCATTCACGGTTTTACCTGCATTGATGAATGAGTACCGTGTGCCGGAGCTCAATGTTCAGAATGGTGTTCTTAAGTCTCTTTCCTTCCTATTTGAGTACATAGGCGAGATGGGCAAGGACTACATTTATGCAGTGACTCCATTACTCGAGGATGCCCTCATGGACCGAGATTTGGTTCATCGTCAAACTGCCGCATCAGCAGTCAAACACATGGCCCTGGGAGTCGCTGGTCTGGGATGTGAAGACGCTTTAATCCACCTGATGAACTATGTCTGGCCCAACATTTTTGAGACATCCCCACATGTTATTAACGCTGTCATGGAAGCTATTGAAGGAATGAGGGCGGCACTTGGGGCAGCTATTGTGTTGAACTATTGTCTTCAAGGACTCTTTCATCCGGCAAGAAAGGTTAGAGAAGTTTACTGGAAAATTTACAATTCCCTTTACATTGGTGCTCAGGATGCTCTTGTTGCCTCATATCCCGTACTAGAGGACGAAGAAAATAATGTTTTCAGCAGACCTGAACTGCACATATTTGTCTGA
- the LOC140962860 gene encoding uncharacterized protein isoform X1 → MQSIQNPKPKPPQVGRVPNHAYRVLAPAFSRTPQNQCQEIFGYAMDVDTEIQRVKEERQKMEKDLAALTSLTFDTDLYNANKYEGYERSIAVNDEDDNLDGTENEIARKMASFTAPKQFLKEPLRTGEEDDMSGFKQSSKIIDREDDYRRRRLNRIISPARNDPFLDKTPGPEVRTYADVMREEALKRKEEEVKREIAKKKKEEEESKAKEKDVEKPKKRNRWDVSQDESAVDKKAKTGSDWDLPDSTPGIGRWDATPTPGRIGDATPSVSRRNRWDETPTPGRLNDSDATPSGGVTPGATPAGMAWDATPKLGGMATPTPKKQRSRWDETPATMGSATPGATPAAAYTPGVTPFGAVDMATPTPNAIMRSAMTPEQYNLLRWEKDIEDRNRPLTDEELDAMFPQEGYKILDPPATYVPIRTPARKLLATPTPMATPLYNIPEENRGQQFDVPKEMPGGLPLMKPEDYQYFGSLLNEDNEEELSPEEQKERKIMKLLLKVKNGTPPQRKTALRQLTDKAREFGAGPLFNRILPLLMQPTLEDQERHLLVKVIDRVLYKLDELVRPYVHKILVVIEPLLIDEDYYARVEGREIISNLSKAAGLATMIAAMRPDIDNIDEYVRNTTARAFSVVASALGIPALLPFLKAVCQSKKSWQARHTGIKIVQQIAILIGCAVLPHLRSLVEIIEHGLNDENQKVRTITALSLAALAEAAAPYGIESFDSVLKPLWKGIRSHRGKVLAAFLKAIGFIIPLMDAIYASYYTKEVMVILIREFQSPDEEMKKIVLKVVKQCVSTEGVEPDYIRNDILPEFFRNFWVRRMALDRRNYKQLVETTVEIANKVGVADIVGRTVEDLKDESEPYRRMVMETIEKVVTNLGASDIDARLEELLIDGILYAFQEQTSDDANVMLNGFGAVVNTLGHQVKPYLPQICGTIKWRLNNKSAKVRQQAADLISRIAVVMKQCGEEQLMGHLGVVLYEYLGEEYPEVLGSILGALKAIVNVIGMTKMTPPIKDLLPRLTPILKNRHEKVQENCIDLVGRIADRGAEFVPAREWMRICFELLEMLKAHKKGIRRATVNTFGYIAKAIGPQDVLATLLNNLKVQERQNRVCTTVAIAIVAETCSPFTVLPALMNEYRVPELNVQNGVLKSLSFLFEYIGEMGKDYIYAVTPLLEDALMDRDLVHRQTAASAVKHMALGVAGLGCEDALIHLMNYVWPNIFETSPHVINAVMEAIEGMRAALGAAIVLNYCLQGLFHPARKVREVYWKIYNSLYIGAQDALVASYPVLEDEENNVFSRPELHIFV, encoded by the exons ATGCAGTCCATACAGAATCCAAAGCCAAAACCGCCTCAGGTCGGCAGGGTTCCAAATCACGCGTATCGGGTTTTAGCTCCAGCTTTCTCAAGAACTCCCCAAAACCAG TGTCAGGAAATTTTTGGTTACGCAATGGATGTGGACACGGAAATTCAGAGGGTCAAAGAAGAAAGGCAAAAGATGGAGAAGGACCTGGCTGCACTAACCTCCCTTACTTTTGACACCGATCTTTATAATGCAAACAAGTACGAGGGCTATGAGCGATCCATTGCTGTCAATGATGAGGATGATAATCTTGATGGAACAGAAAATGAAATTGCTAGGAAAATGGCATCTTTTACTGCCCCGAAACAGTTTCTTAAGGAGCCTTTGAGAACTGGGGAGGAGGATGACATGTCTGGGTTTAAGCAATCAAGTAAGATTATCGACAGGGAGGATGATTATAGGAGGAGGAGGTTGAACAGGATCATATCCCCTGCAAGGAATGATCCATTTTTGGACAAAACGCCCGGGCCAGAAGTCAGGACTTATGCTGATGTAATGAGAGAAGAAGCATTGAAGCGGAAGGAAGAGGAGGTGAAGAGGGAGATAgcaaagaagaagaaggaagaagaagaatcaaAAGCGAAGGAGAAAGATGTAGAGAAGCCAAAAAAGAGGAATAGATGGGACGTGTCTCAGGATGAGAGTGCTGTTGACAAGAAGGCCAAGACAGGGTCTGACTGGGATTTGCCTGACTCCACGCCTGGAATTGGAAGGTGGGATGCCACCCCGACACCTGGGAGAATTGGTGATGCAACACCATCAGTTTCAAGGAGAAATAGGTGGGATGAGACACCAACACCAGGACGCCTAAATGATTCGGATGCAACTCCTTCTGGAGGGGTTACGCCTGGGGCAACTCCTGCAGGAATGGCTTGGGACGCTACACCAAAGCTGGGAGGGATGGCTACCCCAACACCAAAAAAACAGAGGTCGAGATGGGATGAGACTCCAGCCACAATGGGCAGTGCCACACCAGGTGCTACCCCTGCTGCAGCTTATACCCCTGGTGTCACTCCTTTTGGTGCTGTCGATATGGCTACCCCTACTCCGAATGCCATTATGCGTAGTGCAATGACTCCTGAACAGTATAACTTGTTGAGATGGGAGAAAGATATTGAGGATAGGAATAGGCCATTAACTGATGAGGAACTTGATGCAATGTTTCCACAGGAAGGATATAAGATTTTGGACCCACCTGCTACCTATGTACCTATTAGAACACCTGCCCGGAAACTTCTTGCCACACCTACTCCAATGGCAACACCCCTGTATAATATCCCAGAAGAAAACCGAGGCCAACAGTTTGATGTGCCAAAAGAGATGCCGGGTGGTTTGCCATTGATGAAACCTGAGGATTACCAGTATTTTGGTTCACTGCTAAATGAAGACAATGAAGAGGAGTTATCGCCAGAAGAGCAGAAGGAGAGAAAGATAATGAAACTTTTACTGAAAGTAAAAAACGGTACTCCTCCACAGAGGAAAACTGCATTGAGACAACTCACAGATAAAGCAAGGGAATTTGGTGCTGGGCCACTGTTTAACCGTATTTTGCCACTGCTCATGCAACCCACATTGGAGGACCAGGAGAGACATTTGTTGGTTAAAGTTATTGATAGGGTGCTCTATAAATTAGATGAGTTGGTTCGTCCATATGTGCACAAAATATTGGTGGTTATCGAGCCTCTTTTAATCGACGAGGATTATTATGCTCGGGTAGAAGGTAGAGAAATCATCTCAAATCTTAGCAAGGCAGCTGGGTTGGCCACAATGATTGCTGCAATGCGTCCAGATATTGACAACATTGATGAGTATGTTAGGAACACCACTGCAAGAGCTTTTAGTGTTGTTGCCTCTGCTCTTGGGATCCCTGCATTGTTGCCATTCTTGAAAGCCGTGTGTCAGAGCAAGAAATCTTGGCAAGCTCGTCACACAGGTATCAAAATAGTACAACAGATTGCCATTCTAATTGGCTGTGCTGTTCTTCCACATCTGAGATCACTGGTTGAGATCATTGAACATGGTCTTAATGATGAAAATCAGAAAGTCAGAACGATCACTGCTCTATCCTTGGCGGCGCTTGCTGAGGCTGCAGCCCCTTATGGTATTGAAAGCTTTGACTCAGTTTTGAAGCCTCTGTGGAAGGGTATAAGGTCCCACCGTGGGAAGGTGTTGGCTGCCTTTTTGAAAGCCATTGGTTTTATCATACCACTCATGGATGCGATATATGCCAGCTACTACACCAAGGAAGTCATGGTTATTCTGATCCGCGAGTTCCAGTCACCtgatgaagaaatgaagaaaatagTGCTGAAAGTGGTAAAACAGTGTGTGAGTACTGAGGGTGTAGAGCCAGATTATATCAGAAATGATATTCTTCCGGAGTTTTTCCGTAATTTCTGGGTCAGAAGGATGGCCTTGGACAGGAGAAACTACAAACAGCTTGTTGAAACCACTGTTGAGATTGCGAACAAAGTTGGTGTTGCTGATATAGTGGGAAGAACCGTGGAGGACCTGAAAGATGAAAGTGAGCCATATAGAAGGATGGTTATGGAGACAATTGAGAAAGTGGTGACAAACTTGGGAGCATCTGATATTGACGCTCGCTTAGAAGAGCTATTGATTGATGGGATTCTCTATGCGTTTCAAGAACAGACTAGTGATGATGCTAATGTGATGCTAAATGGTTTTGGTGCTGTTGTGAACACCCTTGGTCACCAAGTGAAGCCATACCTTCCCCAGATTTGCGGCACAATTAAATGGCGGCTTAACAATAAGAGTGCTAAAGTGAGACAGCAGGCAGCAGATCTTATATCCAGGATTGCAGTGGTTATGAAGCAGTGTGGAGAAGAACAATTGATGGGCCATCTTGGTGTCGtattgtatgagtatttgggaGAGGAGTATCCTGAAGTTCTGGGTTCGATATTGGGCGCTCTCAAGGCTATCGTCAATGTTATCGGGATGACCAAGATGACACCGCCAATCAAGGATTTGCTCCCTCGGCTAACTCCTATCTTGAAGAATCGCCATGAGAAAGTCCAAGAAAATTGTATAGATCTTGTTGGAAGAATTGCTGACCGAGGGGCTGAGTTTGTTCCTGCAAGGGAGTGGATGAGGATTTGTTTTGAGCTTCTGGAGATGCTCAAAGCTCACAAGAAGGGTATCCGTAGAGCAACTGTGAATACTTTTGGTTATATTGCAAAAGCCATTGGGCCACAAGATGTTCTTGCAACATTGCTAAACAACCTCAAGGTGCAGGAACGTCAAAACCGGGTGTGCACAACTGTGGCCATAGCAATTGTTGCTGAAACATGCTCACCATTCACGGTTTTACCTGCATTGATGAATGAGTACCGTGTGCCGGAGCTCAATGTTCAGAATGGTGTTCTTAAGTCTCTTTCCTTCCTATTTGAGTACATAGGCGAGATGGGCAAGGACTACATTTATGCAGTGACTCCATTACTCGAGGATGCCCTCATGGACCGAGATTTGGTTCATCGTCAAACTGCCGCATCAGCAGTCAAACACATGGCCCTGGGAGTCGCTGGTCTGGGATGTGAAGACGCTTTAATCCACCTGATGAACTATGTCTGGCCCAACATTTTTGAGACATCCCCACATGTTATTAACGCTGTCATGGAAGCTATTGAAGGAATGAGGGCGGCACTTGGGGCAGCTATTGTGTTGAACTATTGTCTTCAAGGACTCTTTCATCCGGCAAGAAAGGTTAGAGAAGTTTACTGGAAAATTTACAATTCCCTTTACATTGGTGCTCAGGATGCTCTTGTTGCCTCATATCCCGTACTAGAGGACGAAGAAAATAATGTTTTCAGCAGACCTGAACTGCACATATTTGTCTGA
- the LOC140963177 gene encoding calmodulin-binding protein 25-like yields the protein MEQLWQMHPTFGDYLIQDIFTMETETLTKALQKPFVGNHPSYAEDLLSAEMVESLFSAPVPTPTASGGSENDTTFSRTRRSVAPSGRVTKRKSRATKRATVTFISADPSNFRQMVQQMTGGSFVRVDGNFPVSPVLKLEPCKPMNRLQPCGSLPTIDPSVFPMQDASAQLPPPPAPVADGGAPAAGLQFDSFGGFPTLESWKVM from the coding sequence ATGGAGCAGCTATGGCAGATGCACCCGACATTCGGCGACTATTTGATTCAAGACATCTTTACAATGGAAACAGAGACTCTAACCAAAGCTCTGCAAAAGCCATTTGTGGGTAATCACCCTTCGTATGCGGAAGATTTGCTGTCAGCTGAAATGGTCGAGTCCTTATTCTCGGCGCCTGTTCCAACTCCGACGGCCTCCGGTGGATCGGAGAACGATACTACTTTTTCCAGGACGCGCCGGAGCGTAGCACCGAGTGGGAGGGTGACGAAGCGGAAGTCACGAGCGACGAAGCGTGCAACGGTGACATTTATATCGGCGGATCCCTCCAATTTCAGGCAGATGGTGCAGCAGATGACGGGAGGGAGCTTCGTGCGGGTGGATGGAAATTTCCCTGTATCTCCGGTGCTGAAACTGGAGCCGTGTAAGCCTATGAACCGACTGCAGCCGTGTGGCAGCTTGCCTACGATTGACCCCTCTGTTTTTCCGATGCAAGACGCCTCGGCTCAGCTTCCGCCTCCGCCCGCTCCGGTGGCTGATGGTGGCGCACCCGCTGCTGGGCTGCAGTTCGACTCTTTCGGTGGATTCCCGACTCTAGAGTCGTGGAAAGTTATGTAG
- the LOC140962451 gene encoding alpha-L-arabinofuranosidase 1-like: MDANILLSSILLLLFILLSAICQSSASGIEANQTVALFINASDASAKEIPKTMFGIFFEEINHAGAGGLWAELVCNRGFEAGGSNTPSNINPWSIIGNDSSLIVSTERSSCFDRNKIALRMEVLCNHDGPKTCPAGGVGIFNPGFWGMNIELGKTYKLVLYVRASQSINVSASLVGSIGLKTLATANIIASDVSNWTKMEVLMQAEGTDASSRLQLTTTRRGIIWFDQVSLMPVDTYKGHGFRNDLFKMLKDLSPGFIRFPGGCFVEGEWLRNAFRWKETIGLWEERPGHFGDVWHYWTDEGLGHFEFLQLAEDLGALPIWVFNNGISHNDHVDPSAILPFVQEILDGIEFARGSPQSKWGSVRASMGHPEPFDLRYVAVGNEDCERQDYRGSYLKFYDAISHAYPDIKIISNCDGSSKPLDHPAHYYDYHIYSNADNVFGAARKFDKAPRGGPKAFVSEYAVTGDDAGKGSLLAALAEAGFLIGLERNCDVVEMASYAPLFVNKNDRTWSPDAIVFDSSKMYGTPSYWMQHFFKESNGATLLNATLQAGVESSLIASAVMWKNTEDNNKYLRVKVVNSGSNSVTLQISIDGLELNSIRSQGSIKTELTSTNYMDENSFEHPDKIVPVRSLLEDVAEEMDILLSPQSLTAIDLPINPNNIRIVGSDSVLRSSH, encoded by the exons ATGGATGCAAATATCCTCTTGAGCAGTATTCTTCTTTTGCTTTTCATTTTGCTGAGTGCTATATGTCAATCTTCCGCATCGGGAATTGAAGCAAACCAGACTGTTGCACTATTTATAAATGCCTCAGACGCATCAGCAAAGGAGATACCAAAGACAATGTTTGGTATATTTTTCGAG GAGATTAATCATGCTGGAGCTGGAGGACTTTGGGCCGAACTTGTCTGCAACAGAG GATTTGAAGCTGGAGGTTCCAACACTCCTTCAAATATTAATCCTTGGTCTATTATTGGGAATGACTCATCTTTAATAGTATCAACTGAACGTTCATCATGCTTTGATCGGAACAAAATTGCACTCCGAATGGAAGTGCTTTGCAACCATGATGGCCCCAAAACGTGTCCAGCCGGAGGAGTTGGTATTTTCAATCCTGGCTTCTGGGGAATG AATATTGAACTAGGGAAGACGTATAAGTTGGTTCTTTATGTTCGTGCATCGCAGTCAATTAACGTTTCTGCATCATTGGTTGGGTCAATTGGACTGAAAACATTGGCTACTGCTAACATTAT AGCTTCTGATGTTTCAAATTGGACAAAGATGGAGGTGTTGATGCAAGCAGAAGGAACAGATGCAAGCTCGAGACTTCAACTGACTACAACCAGGAGAGGCATCATATGGTTTGATCAAGTATCATTGATGCCTGTAGATACATATAAG GGGCATGGTTTTCGCAATGATCTTTTTAAGATGCTGAAAGATTTAAGTCCTGGATTTATAAGGTTTCCAG GTGGTTGCTTTGTTGAAGGTGAATGGTTAAGAAATGCATTCCGCTGGAAAGAAACAATTGGGCTGTGGGAGGAGAGGCCCGGTCATTTTGGTGATGTCTGGCATTACTGGACCGATGAGGGCCTTGGTCACTTTGAATTTCTACAG CTTGCTGAGGACTTAGGTGCATTACCTATATGGGTGTTCAACAATG GAATTAGTCACAATGACCATGTTGACCCTTCTGCCATCCTACCTTTCGTACAA GAGATCCTGGATGGAATTGAGTTTGCGAGGGGTAGTCCTCAGTCTAAATGGGGTTCTGTTCGAGCATCAATGGGACACCCTGAACCCTTCGATCTGAGATATGTTGCAGTGGGGAATGAGGACTGTGAGAGGCAAGATTACAGAG gtagcTACCTCAAGTTCTATGACGCTATCAGCCATGCATATCCAGACATCAAAATAATCTCCAACTGTGATGGCTCTTCTAAACCATTGGATCACCCAGCTCATTATTATGACTATCAT ATTTATAGCAATGCAGACAATGTGTTTGGAGCAGCTAGAAAATTTGATAAAGCACCACGAGGAGGTCCAAAG GCTTTTGTGAGTGAATATGCTGTGACCGGAGATGATGCTGGCAAGGGCAGTCTCTTAGCTGCTCTGGCTGAAGCCGGATTTCTTATTGGGCTTGAAAGGAACTG TGACGTAGTAGAGATGGCAAGCTATGCGCCATTGTTTGTAAATAAAAATGACAGAAC GTGGAGTCCTGATGCTATCGTTTTCGACTCATCGAAGATGTATGGAACTCCTAGTTATTGGATGCAACATTTCTTCAAGGAATCAAACGGTGCAACTCTTCTTAATGCTACCCTTCAAGCTGGCGTGGAGAGTTCTCTCATTGCTTCCGCGGTTATGTGGAAGAATACCGAGgacaacaacaaatatctgaGAGTAAAA GTGGTTAATTCTGGGAGCAACAGTGTGACACTTCAAATTTCTATAGATGGATTGGAGCTGAACTCGATACGGTCACAAGGGTCGATCAAGACCGAATTGACATCCACAAATTATATGGATGAGAATTCTTTCGAACATCCTGATAAG ATTGTTCCTGTCAGAAGTTTGCTAGAAGATGTTGCGGAGGAGATGGATATCTTGCTTTCTCCGCAATCTTTAACAGCCATCGATTTGCCAATAAACCCAAACAATATCAGGATTGTAGGGTCTGATTCTGTTCTGAGATCCTCGCACTAA